The genome window GGCCATTCTGACATCGAGACTGGTCATGAACAGCGCCATAACTGCAATCTGGGAACGAATAACAAAAACCATCCTCGTCTGCTTGCCTTGGCCTTTTGTTTGGCCTCAAAACCTCAGGAGAATGGACCATAGACTTTTTGTGACACAAGTGGGCTGGGAACTTGGGCCTCCCTGATCCAACTTTACTTTTTGTACCAACCCCCGTAATGAAACCTTTCTGAGCGACCCCACCAAAAGCGGACCCACCTGTTACTTTTAAACCAGCAATACTAAACAAATCATCCTCTAACTCACCTCCATTATTAACCTCATCCCCAACGTGCATGGGAAGAACCCTATCATTGATATTTGTGCAAGAAACATGCACATTAGCCGCACCCGAATCCCCACACTCTCTTGGACACTGAACCGCCTCATCATCTTCTGTGCTTAACTCTTCGACTACCGGAACAAAAGCTTCCAACAGGTCTATCAGACTATCTCTATCGCCGACGTCCATATCCACCAACGGCTGCCCCGACGGCACTCCCGTAGCAACCGGTGATTCAGGTCTAACCCAATCCTCATCTCTCGGCTCCGTCTCCGACCCTTCCTCCCTGACTTCCTCATTACCGATACAATCAGGCACCCAATCATCTGTTTCTTCGTGAACCCAGACCACGAATTTCCTGTCTTTCCACTTCAACGTAACCGAATCATTAATCCTTCCTCCATCCCCAACAAAGATACCAACCAGATCATATGAAAGATCAGAGGAATCATAAGAAAGAGAAGATGCGTGAACCACTTTACCGAACAATCTTCCCACAGAGTCTAACACTTCGTTATCCAACAGTGGATCGGGACTCCTGAGATCTTTAGCCAAGCAATACGTTCGAACGAAAGAATTTGGCCCTCCCAGACTTCCATCCACGAGAATCATACCTTCACATTCGCCTCCGAGTCTTTGAATGAAACCATCTCCTCCTTGCTATCGAACACTAATAACAAGTACAATCCTCCAACATATTTCAATCTAGTATTGGAACCGACAGACTTCTCCAAAAGTTTATCCATCTTCACAAGCGTGGGCAAGTCGGTGGTCCTAACAATAACACTTCTACCAAACCACGAATCCAACGGTTTCACGAAACTAGAAACTTCAACAACCTTCTCTTCTAACATGATATTCTTCGAGCTACCAACCAGAATATCTCTGTATGCCAATCCCAAAGGGTTAGCAGCAACAGGCCTAGTGGGACGTGGCTGGCCACCGAATAACTGACTATTGCCAACTCCCTGACAAGGACGAGGACCATACTCCTTTGGACCATACTCCTTCGACCTGGAATCAGCAAAGTTTTCCAAAGAAAATCTTGCAATATTGGTCCTAAGCTTGTAATTCCCCATCCGCACACTTTTTAAACTTTCTACCAAATCTGACTTATTTCTGGCTCCTGAAAATGATATAAATCCAAACCTGTTACCCTCCTTGTCTCGCTTCCTCGCAACGTACACCCCTACAACCTCCCTAAACGAACTGAAGAAATCACCAATCTCTTTAGAACTGCACTTGTCCGGTAAGTTTGAAATGAAGAACTTGACGATACTCTGCCCTCCATCACCCATAATGAAACCCTAGCCGACCAGCCCGATGGAACCGCACTTTAAAAGGTTAATAGGATTCGAATCGATCTAGCTGCACTATCCAAAATAGCCGCGATCGATGTTAGACCTACTAAGCAATCAAGGGAGGAACCGTGGAAATGGTCGGAAAAACTAGAAAACCGATCCCCGGACAGCGAATGGAAGATTCGAAGAATCCGGTTAGGATGAAAGGTCAAGCCAAAGATCCAGGTGACCTTGCACACTAACCCGACAATCTCTTCTTCGTCGAGCCACCGGCGGACGGCGGAAGGGGAAAAGTTTTAGAGAGAAAACGGGGGAGAAGGTCAGTTAATTTTTCTAACCATAGAAAACCTCTCACAATCCTTTAAAAGCCAAAGATTTAAAGGCACCCAATTTTCATGCTTTAATCATGCCCAAATTTCCACCGTCGTATAGCCCAATACATTTCCCTCAAAATTTTTGTACATCCCTCAATAGGAACCGTATAGCCCAATACATTTCCCATAGGGTTTGAAGCATTAAATGCGACACCAATAGGAAGCGTATTGGGCAATACGGTTCCTATTGGTACGATGAATCTAGATATTCTCTGACATGCACGTAGTTCATAACTGAAAAGGTATGAAAAGTGACCCAATAGGAAGCGTATTGCCTAATACGATTCCCATAAGTTTAATCGGAATCGTATAGGACAATATGATTCCCACAGGGCTTGGGTAGGCGAACGAATTAACTCAATAGGAAGCGTATTGGGCAATGCGATTCCTATTGGTATGATCAAAGTGACCCCAATAGGGAAATACGCTTCCTATTGCGTATATGGCAATACGATTCCCGTAGGGTTGAAAAAGTGACCACAATAGGAAGCGTATAGGGCAATACGATTCCCCTAGGGTTAATAGGAGGCGTATAGGGCAATACGCTTCCTATTGGTACAATGAAATAGATATTCTCTAACATGCAGGTAGGTCAGGGCTGAAAAGTGACTCCAATAGGAAGCGTATATGGCAATACAATTCCCATAGTGTTTCGGTAGGTGAACGAATTAAATCAATGGGAAGTGTATTGGGCAATATGATTCCTATTGATCTGAAAAAGTGACCCCAATAGGAAGCGTATGATcgaagtgtcgcgctccggtcaaagataatatttataagcccaatttacccttaactatgtgttagtggtagcaaggggtcgaaccacgaagagtatgtggtttgtgtgtggattcgattgaactaaaacaattgtcacgttttatgaagcttgctagaatatctttatgtttttgtttaattGAGAGAAGTGAAGTTAAACTAAGTGAATTGATTAAATTGATTAATAACTAATGATTAACGCTTACGAGAAAATTGGTtgctagaacaataataataaaaaggagtcacacccggtttcggtaattgctaacctaagatttctacaagttttagattcaactcaaatgcattcgattaacggatttaatgtaccgtgacttaggtgctaatagctatcaacgtcccgaagaacggacaagaatacactttctaatcaacacaagtaaatcctaaccacgacaatgcacaattacatatcaccatttcgcaaagtcataacttttaacatcgttcgacaatttacgaattcgtaacaaatgtaacactattatcaaaggtttcaaaaatcaaacacaaattgtcacaaagttgaatcaataaacaattcgaaaccctaaattaacaactacctacgccggggtgaaaccgagatgattagccgctcatgattgaagaagcttgatcaccggatgattgGGATGCGAATTGAATCATCTTGAATCTTGTGGAATGGTAGAAGGATGAGGATTAGGGTGTTGGTGGATGATAATGGTGAAAGGAATGATGAttggatgaactagggtttggtggaTGATGATTGTGAAAGATGATGATGGTCACGATTCTTGATGAATTCGGGTTGTGATCTTGAAGATAGATGGAATAGATAATGAATGGTGTGTGAATTAGGCTCCAAGATTGAGATTCAAACTTCCAAGAACTTGTAACTTACGAATTGAATGCCCCAAGACCAATTAGAATCGTTCCTATATCAAAGATACCCAATTTTTCGCGTTTCAGGAAACcacaacccgtcgccgacggcctgggacccgtcggcgacggcctccccatTTGCTGAAATCACCCGACGGCTTGTTTGGCTGTTTACGGGCATTTTTTTCATGACGGAactttctagagcccgtcggcgacggcctagAGCCCGTCCctgacgccctctagtttttcctgtttcgtccgaaactgttttcttcataacttcttcgttatagctccgttttactcaccgttttcgcccacgtactagtgattcagccctctatcatgccatcttccaatatattcattttaaatccattaacattcccaaaacacatccaatcttcgtgattaacccggtcttgttcatttcacatccccggttgatccgattcacgtcccggtgctccgtttagctcctgattagctccttaaactcttttagacctgtaaaatacaaatcccattaaaagtaggctattcaagattaaaagctatgtaaaaacatcaacttaagcacaAACGATAACAAGTTTttgaccacgtatcacatccccacacttgtcttttgcttgccctcaagcaaatctgtttttcactttcacgtgggtcgaacaacgaatacactccccattcccgagacgaaggttaaggtcAATTGTCACACTAAAGTTCAAACTGtttacaattttcaacatatttaacaGTGAAGTGACTAATCACAaaaaaatggttatccaagattaacccgcccgtaaaactaacaagtcatgcacatccctcacaatgttctctccactcggcttataaCTTGGCGAatgtgtataatgtattagcacttcaatcAATTTATCGCTCAAAACcaattagaacacgtacccgcataggcttgcaactcaatcattctccaccaccgaacacgaatatcaagcacaagtcataaggtaTTTGAACGGGTCGTAAcagggctaggctaagggtaggaaataggatattttaaagtggctaaggtgatgcaaattcgatttttattacaaaacaactAATCTACGCACAACTAACTACCAATATCAAACTAGAAGGCAACAAGCTTTCGCCTTTTATGTCTCAACTAAGAACacatatttttgttcttttctcaacaattttctcgtctttttcataacattttccgatttttctcttttttttataTGCAAAcaaacaactatacaaacttgactcctataatcgaatttccatcacacgggttaaaaacaaaaaggtttaaggttatgggctaaagggtggtcaaacgaaagggttAGGCTCAAAATTGGCTACTAAGGGATAATTTTTTTGGGCAAGGATATATAAATGGTGTAAACGGAAAAGGTTTACTTAATGCTTTAATCATTcccgtgcttgtattcggtctatggtctcaaacgtatcaaaagtcgcAAGTTCTTCAATACGTAGCTAATgatccactcaaacaaagaaacatgtatatgtaaatctatgatataaaagtggctcaaaacctcacgtataagggtatggtatgtgatatgcataaaatGCTAGTTctttaggcgaattattcccaaataaccacccgctaaatacccgtcatgctattaatttgagcttgaccatgacaaaagaccaaatgggttgtgccatcccctgttaacttagttacttgtgcttttaagatcgcttttgaaacaagaactttttgaaaaatttttgaaattttcccccatccccacacttgaggtaaacattgtcctcaatgtgtagtgtttaaatgaacgggtcaaaatcgaaaacttttactactcccccatccccacacttgaggtaaacattgtcctcaatgtgtaagaactagagttttaaaaatgcacaagggatgtgacacggctaaccttcccaaaatttcaccccggaaaaataaaatacaaaatacaatccacttattactaaactaagaatcaaggtaaaaaggaaacgcatgcacctgatttttgtcgCTTGATGCCCgtatcttcttcttctcttcataaAACAGTTGTCCCacgaacataatgtacctacaaattttaacccttgtgtagaagcatgcttctcacaaccattgaaatttgttagctacttagttctaccatttttatgAAAGTGTTACCAAATCATGCGTTAAATTACCTTGATTTTTGTGGAAAAAAATGTACAACAATAACAgccctaactcactttcgtaggaatcatggttgcatttagcgtatgcaacaagcccttttaaacctcccaatagcttgggaggacgagtaggtctcgtgagggttatatagggaacacacccacaacattcatttaactactaaaacgaaaaaaaaacaaaattacacaacaacaacaatactaacTAAACTACGGATAACAACTAAAACGAAATGCGaaataaaatatacaacaacaattgACTTACCACCTCATGGTGGTCGAATGGCATGCTTGCCACCTACAAACTCCTCGAAATCACCCACCGGTGATTCATACCATTTGTTGCCAAACGGTCCAAATTTCCTCACCTcatcttccttcttcttttctagAGGTGACTTTTTCGCCTTCTTTTTCTTGACTGTTTTCTTCCTTGTTTCTTCAAACCTACCAACCATAGCACACACCTTTTTGTTTGGATTCATGTCCTTTTTAGGACACTTATCCTCACCGAGCGGGTTAGTGAAATTTGGAAAAACATTGAAATTTAATTCCCGGTCCCCAAACTTCATGCTTACCGTTCCCGTTGCACAATTTATTATGGCATTAGCAGTTGCCAAGAACGGTCTACCCAAGATAACTACCGGTTGGGTATCCTCAACACACCCAACATAGTCTACTACCAAAAAGTCAACTGGGTAGTAGCAATCATCCACCTTAACAATCACATCCTCCACCATCCCCCTTGGATGCGTGGGAGTCTGATCGGCCAATACCATGGGAGTATCAAAATTTTTtaatggaccaaaatcgtattggtcatacaaactccTGGGTAAAATACTCACACAAGCTCCAAGATCGAGGAGCGCCCTCTCAATTTTGAAGGTTCCTATTTGAATTGGAATAAGAGGATCTCCCGGATCTTGAGCTTTTTGAGGAAGGGCACTCGATAGAACGGCACTAACATGTGATATCAAATCAACCGGTTCGGGTAATTTGTTGTGCCGTTTTTCGATGCTTAACTCCTTTAAGCATTCCACATGAGCCGGAACCTTTTTAATGTCATCGAGTAACGGTAAATTAATTTTTGCTTGTTTAAAATTTTCCCACCTCTCATCCTTCGGTGGGTACCATTCCTCAACTTTTGATGCATTAATCGGTTTAATttgatttaaacaattttcacaaaaagaatttttattcattttttcaattttaatttgtGAAATCGTTTCTTGTTCATTTTTACTTTCCAACTTATCTCTTGTATTTCCCACTACACCATCAACGCATTGTGGTGGAATGCTTTCAACACTACTACAAACCTCATCATTTGAAAGAAGACTTACCGCGCTAATGTGCACATTCCTCACATTGCCCGTGCTTGAActttgatgcttagggttcactGTGGTGTCACTTGGGAGCTTTCCCATGCTCCCCCCCATTTGTGCCATTTCCTCCGCAAGTTGGCCCACTTGTTTTGCTAATGCTTCATGCGATTTATCCCGAATTTCATTCTCTTTCTTGGACTCTTGCATCATTGAAAGCATTGCATCCATCTTTGCATTCAAATCACTACCACCTCCTTGATTATTCGTCAACCCGTGGCCATCTTGGTTGTAACCTCTTTGGCGAGTTTGGTGCGAATACCCGCCTTGATTTCCAGATTGGAAATTCGGATTCATTTGGTTAGAGGCATTACCATACCTAAAGTTAGgatggttcctcaacccggggtggtaagtgttagagTTCATATCATATTGCCTTCGGTCCCCATACACTTGATTCACCTCCACGGTGGCTTGACAATTCTCGGTCCGGTGACCGATGTCACCACATTCTTCACATACGCTATATTGTACCGCACccacttccttcttcttcatgcggGCCAATTCCCGCTCCAACGTATCAATCCGATCCTTAGAACTTGCATCACGATCGGGCCATGACCTTGAGGTAGGGTGCTTTTTGGCTCGGTCGGccgattccttttcctttgaCCGTTTGCTCATCcgctccaaaaactcccaatcatcatcttcatggtTGCTTAGAAGGGTCCCATTGCTCGTTGATTCAAGTCGGTTCCATGTGTTGTCGTCCAAACCCCGTACAAAGCATTTGACCAATTCCCACTTTTCTATTTGATGATGTGGGCACTTTCGCATCAACTCCCTAAATCTTGTGAAGGCTTCATGCAACGGTTCGCCCGACAATTGGCgaaaagacctaatttcatcacGAGCATCGTCGGTCTTTGCCATTGAATAATACTCATCCAGAAAAGCTTGTTGCATTTCTCCCCATGTGCGAATGctattggccggaagtgtaaGGAACCATTGCTTCGCTTTGTCTTTCAATGAAAATTGGAACAAGCGAAGTTTGACCTCCTCTAGTGCGAAGTTATGCCCCCCAATAGTGTTGCAAATGGAAGAAAACTCCGCCAAATGTGTGTACGGTTCGTCGTTAGACCTTCCATTAaaatgaggaagtatgttgatgtaatgtggtttacaatcaaacatcctcctctCACAAACGATTGGTGAATCATTTTCGGTGACCACCGGCCTAAAACGATCattcactccccgtggaggttgttgacgacgataGGGACCGTTAACTTCTTGATCACCCACTCTTCGGTTATCCCTTCTATCATCTCTTCTTTCATTCCTTCTCTCATCCCTTCCTTGATTCCTACCTTGGTTACCTCTTTGATTGCCACCCCCCACAAAACGAGGGATCCGGATATGGTgagcattgttgttattgttgcgacCCCCACCATTCCGGTTCCGTTGATAATCATttcgtggttgacggttgttctcGTAACCATCATTTCTTCCGTCCCCATAACCATAATCGTCATCCCCAACGTAGttggcattttgatagccaaATTCTTCATCTTCATATCTTCTTGCATTATGGACATTACCCCGATTTATgtatccccaatcttcatcatcgtcCACTCGATCATCATAGTAACCCCCATCATCCGAGTTTTCTgtatgaatgcttacatgttccggcgattgataaccgggaacactataaggttcgtcatcggggattgcattcctcAAGGCATCGATATTGAAAAATGGGTCTTCATCCGCGGGATTGCCACGATCACGATTACCTCTACGATCGGAATTGACAAACCCATCATCAAGGTTGATGGGTAAAGAAGCTTGTCGATGAAGgttttgttgttggggtgttcgttggttgttattgggattttggtttctgaaaggtggtgtgggtggtctaGAGTTGAcgttaccacccggttgctcttgaggtataggttgggcGTTTTGAGCAGGATTGAAGTTACTTCGGTATTGATATTggttctggttttggttttggttggagttttggtttgccattgaatcggtttcaatggttggtgtgagttgtggtgtttagttggtttgattagaagcaagggttgcttctaaccggcttgttTGGTTTCTTCTTGCtactctttcgatttccggttcgtagactaaaggtgaagtcctcctGGAGTTtcgcgtatgcatgcactacctgtaacttgcacaagtaacacaccccgcgtaacaaataatcacgcaaattcaaacaatatccaaacacaaagcgcacgcactccccggcaacggcgccaaaatttgatcgaagtgtcgcgctccggtcaaagataatatttataagcccaatttacccttaactatgtgttagtggtagcaaggggtcgaaccacgaagagtatgtggtttgtgtgtggattcgattgaactaaaacaattgtcacgttttatgaagcttgctagaatatctttatgtttttgtttaattGAGAGAAGTGAAGTTAAACTAAGTGAATTGATTAAATTGATTAATAACTAATGATTAACGCTTACGAGAAAATTGGTtgctagaacaataataataaaaaggagtcacacccggtttcggtaattgctaacctaagatttctacaagttttagattcaactcaaatgcattcgattaacggatttagtgtaccgtgacttaggtgctaatagctatcaacgtcccgaagaacggacaagaatacactttctaatcaacacaagtaaatcctaaccacgacaatgcacaattacatatcaccatttcgcaaagtcataacttttaacatcgttcgacaatttacgaattcgtaacaaatgtaacactattatcaaaggtttcaaaaatcaaacacaaattgtcacaaagttgaatcaataaacaattcgaaaccctaaattAACAATACCTacgccggggtgaaaccgagatgattagccgctcatgattgaagaagcttgatcaccggatgattgGGATGCGAATTGAATCATCTTGAATCTTGTGGAATGGTAGAAGGATGAGGATTAGGGTGTTggtggatgatgatggtgaaaggaat of Helianthus annuus cultivar XRQ/B chromosome 1, HanXRQr2.0-SUNRISE, whole genome shotgun sequence contains these proteins:
- the LOC110898758 gene encoding uncharacterized protein LOC110898758, whose product is MQQAFLDEYYSMAKTDDARDEIRSFRQLSGEPLHEAFTRFRELMRKCPHHQIEKWELVKCFVRGLDDNTWNRLESTSNGTLLSNHEDDDWEFLERMSKRSKEKESADRAKKHPTSRSWPDRDASSKDRIDTLERELARMKKKEVGAVQYSVCEECGDIGHRTENCQATVEVNQVYGDRRQYDMNSNTYHPGLRNHPNFRYGNASNQMNPNFQSGNQGGYSHQTRQRGYNQDGHGLTNNQGGGSDLNAKMDAMLSMMQESKKENEIRDKSHEALAKQVGQLAEEMAQMGGSMGKLPSDTTVNPKHQSSSTGNVRNVHISAVSLLSNDEVCSSVESIPPQCVDGVVGNTRDKLEIEEWYPPKDERWENFKQAKINLPLLDDIKKVPAHVECLKELSIEKRHNKLPEPVDLISHVSAVLSSALPQKAQDPGDPLIPIQIGTFKIERALLDLGACVSILPRSLYDQYDFGPLKNFDTPMVLADQTPTHPRGMVEDVIVKVDDCYYPVDFLVVDYVGCVEDTQPVVILGRPFLATANAIINCATGTVSMKFGDRELNFNVFPNFTNPLGEDKCPKKDMNPNKKVCAMVGRFEETRKKTVKKKKAKKSPLEKKKEDEVRKFGPFGNKWYESPVGDFEEFVGGKHAIRPP